The genomic stretch TTCATAAGTCCCATTATCAAAGAATATTCTTATTTCAGTGATTTTTTTGGCAGGTATTTCCACATACTTAATTTCCTCACGCACAATCTCTTTAGGAGAATAAAGTGGTGTTTTAACCTCATTTTCCTTGCGATATTCCGGAGAAACTGGACGTTCGGGCGTAAATAATGAATTCTCATCAAACAAAGAAGGCGTATAATGAATGTTATTGTCTGAATCAACATCCGTTTCCATTTGTCCTTCACCATAGAGTAACCAGTCTAAACTGATATAGTCACACGCTTTGTGTATTTTCATGACGACTTCCAAGCTAGGATTATTCCTACCACTAAGAATATGGGAAAGAGAGGAAGGTGAAATTCCAATCTTCTCTGCAAATTGAGCTGCAGTCATATCTTCTTTCTGGATTATTTGAGCGATTCTTTCCTTCATTTACAAAAGTATAAGGCAAAATTTACAGATACAAAAGTAATTAATATAATTCATAAATGCAAATTTACAATATGGAAATGTACATCTTACAAAAGTAAAGTATGAGTATATTATTGGAAATAAATTAAGATTTACACACGTAAACCGCTCCTAAAAATACTATAATTATCACTTTATGCATGACTATATAAAATACTGATTATCTATAATATATACACAACAAAAATGATATATTTACAAATAAATATGATTATATAAGTAAATAAAATGCATACAAGTTATTAACCACTTTATCGACAAGATATAAAACACTGGTTTCAAGCATATTATCGCAATAAAATAAGAGATAAATAATTATTCATATACATTTATATATGTAATCTTCACTCTTGACTACTACCTTGTTTACATTTGTATTATTTTCATTGTTAAACCTGCAAAGCTTATAATATCTCCTGTATTAGGAAAGTTTACAGATGTAAGATTACAAAATTAAATTATAATTATTTCTAAAAGTGAATTTTCTCTGTTTTACGCTCCAGCTTGATCCTATGAATATTTTGTTTTCCTATTTTACAAGTATCAATGTATTTTTCATGGTAAAGACAAGAACTCCCCATCCAAGTTTTAGCCCATTTTCGCTTTATGGGATTCATAAGATAATGAGAATCATAGAATACACGATAAGAAAACAAAGTATGGATTCAAAATTTAAACTAACGTATGAATTTACAAAAAATAAATTGTCGCTGTTTACTTGCTTCATCTGCATTCTTTCCATTCTTCTTATTCATTTTACTCCGAAAAGGCTAAATACTGCCATTATTCATGTACAAACAGACATTCCCTTTAAAATACGCGATTCTAAGAAGGCGAAAAATGGTCTATCAATCTAGGAATAAGCAAGTTAATACTATTTTTCTCATCATCCATCTCTCATCATCTAGAAAAATAGAGAACAAAAACATAACTGTAGCATTAAATGAGGTAATAATAAAAGTATGAATGTAAAATATTATTCTCAATTGAGTCATCAACAGGATTTCTGCTAAGAGAAAGGATAAAAAGAATCCCGACACTTAAAAAAACAAAAGCATCGGGATAGCGGAATCTTGTTTGACCTCGTTAGTTAATGAAGAATTTTGTATACAAGTTCTCGCAGCAAATCTCCATCCTCCAAAGATGGATTACCCACTCCTTTTGATTTTGCATCACAGTAACGAATCTCACCAATAATTTGCATCACCTTTACTCCGCTATATTTTCTCATAGCAGCCATATAGTCTTTAGATTGCCATGGTGATTTAAGCCCCAGCTGATTGGCTATACCCTGCTCTGACTTATCAGGAGCATAATATGCAAGCATCAAATTAGAGAAGAAATTGAATAACACAGACAAGGTCATTTGCAAAGGATTTGTTTTGGGGTTCTCCTCAAAATATTTTATTATCTGATTAGCCTTGAAAACATCCTTTGCCACCAAAGCATTCCTAAGTTCAAAATTATTATAATCCTTACTTATGCCAATGTTACGTTCTATTTGTTCAGGAGTAATCCGCTTTTGCTCTCTTGGAAGCGTGATAATTAATTTTTCCAACTCTCCGGCCATACGGCTTAAATCTGCTCCAACAAATTCCGCCATCATTTCTGAAGCCTTAGGCTCTATTTCTACTGAACGACGTTTCAAGTAAGAAGATATAAAGCCAGGAAGCTGAGCATCCTTAATCTTTTTCGATTCGAAAAGGACACCTACTTTCTCTATTTCAGCTGCCAATTTTTTTCTTCTATCCAATGTACCATGTTTATGGCATAACACCAGAATTGTAGAATCCAAAGGTTTCTGGAGATAATAAGCAAGCTCTTCAATATTCTTTATATTCTGAGCTTCTTTTACTATTACAACTTGATATTTGGACATCATGGGATAACGCTTGGCTGCATTGATAACAGTCGCGATATCTGTATCAGCCCCATAGACAATAGTCTGATTGAATTCTTTTTCATTTTCATTTAACACCGTTTGTGCTATATACTCAGATATCCGATCTATATAATAAGATTCTTCACCCATTAGATAATAAACAGGCTTATAGATACGGTT from Phocaeicola dorei encodes the following:
- a CDS encoding helix-turn-helix domain-containing protein produces the protein MTAAQFAEKIGISPSSLSHILSGRNNPSLEVVMKIHKACDYISLDWLLYGEGQMETDVDSDNNIHYTPSLFDENSLFTPERPVSPEYRKENEVKTPLYSPKEIVREEIKYVEIPAKKITEIRIFFDNGTYETFKPEN
- the holA gene encoding DNA polymerase III subunit delta gives rise to the protein MAKETTYEEIARELKNRIYKPVYYLMGEESYYIDRISEYIAQTVLNENEKEFNQTIVYGADTDIATVINAAKRYPMMSKYQVVIVKEAQNIKNIEELAYYLQKPLDSTILVLCHKHGTLDRRKKLAAEIEKVGVLFESKKIKDAQLPGFISSYLKRRSVEIEPKASEMMAEFVGADLSRMAGELEKLIITLPREQKRITPEQIERNIGISKDYNNFELRNALVAKDVFKANQIIKYFEENPKTNPLQMTLSVLFNFFSNLMLAYYAPDKSEQGIANQLGLKSPWQSKDYMAAMRKYSGVKVMQIIGEIRYCDAKSKGVGNPSLEDGDLLRELVYKILH